In one window of Thermus aquaticus DNA:
- a CDS encoding branched-chain amino acid ABC transporter permease — MLEQILVLLPQVIFDGFVLGFVYAMVALGYTMVYGVLELINFAHAEVFMIGAVVGVEVFRYLGPHIGNGFLLLLVALLLAGAISGMTAILVERFAYRPLRKRGTTNRLVPLVTAIGVSFILQDLVRLIEGLWHNEFFLRMRTMEDLEGFFDLFGGAIFVQAKSLILIGVSILMLLGLTYLVNRTKLGVAIRAVAQDLHTASLMGIDPDRIISRTFLIGGSLGGVAGVLFALQYTVITPYVGFLPGVKAFTAAVLGGIGNIPGAMLGGLVLGQLENFFGTYLPILTNGNFGTEYKDVVAFLLLVFILLVRPQGLLGQVVREKV; from the coding sequence TTGCTAGAGCAAATCCTGGTTCTCTTGCCCCAGGTGATCTTTGACGGCTTCGTCCTGGGCTTCGTTTACGCCATGGTGGCCCTGGGGTACACCATGGTCTACGGGGTTTTGGAGCTCATCAACTTCGCCCACGCCGAGGTCTTCATGATCGGGGCGGTGGTGGGGGTGGAGGTCTTCCGCTACCTGGGTCCCCATATTGGAAACGGCTTCCTCCTCCTCCTGGTGGCCCTGCTCCTGGCAGGAGCCATCTCGGGGATGACCGCCATCCTTGTGGAGCGCTTCGCCTACCGCCCCTTGAGGAAGCGGGGCACCACCAACCGCCTCGTCCCCCTGGTCACCGCCATTGGGGTCTCCTTCATCCTCCAGGACCTGGTGCGCCTCATAGAGGGCCTCTGGCACAACGAGTTCTTCCTGCGCATGCGCACGATGGAGGACCTGGAGGGCTTCTTTGACCTCTTCGGCGGGGCGATTTTCGTCCAGGCCAAGTCCCTCATCCTCATCGGGGTGTCCATCCTCATGCTCCTGGGCCTCACCTACCTGGTGAACCGCACCAAGCTGGGGGTGGCCATCCGGGCCGTGGCCCAGGACCTCCACACCGCCAGCCTCATGGGCATTGACCCCGACCGGATCATCTCCCGCACCTTCCTCATCGGGGGCTCCCTGGGCGGGGTGGCCGGGGTCCTCTTCGCTTTGCAGTACACCGTCATCACCCCCTACGTAGGCTTCCTACCCGGAGTCAAAGCCTTCACCGCCGCCGTCCTTGGGGGCATCGGCAACATCCCCGGGGCCATGCTGGGCGGCCTGGTCCTGGGGCAGCTGGAGAACTTCTTCGGCACCTACCTGCCCATCCTGACCAACGGCAACTTCGGCACCGAGTACAAGGACGTGGTGGCTTTCCTCCTCCTCGTCTTCATTCTGCTGGTGCGGCCCCAGGGCCTCCTGGGGCAGGTGGTGAGGGAGAAAGTATGA
- a CDS encoding ABC transporter ATP-binding protein — MSLLELKEVHTYYGHIHALKGISLRVEEGEIVTLIGSNGAGKSTTLRTISGLVKPKRGEVLYQGKPIHRLPAHQIVALGVGHVPEGRKIFPRLTVEENLEIGAYLEKDRRVVQERKEQVFSLFPRLYERRNQKGGTLSGGEQQMLAIGRALMQNPRILLMDEPSMGLAPVLVDFIFETIKKLNREGKTILLVEQNARLALQIAHRGYVLATGEITLTGPARELLENPEVQKAYLGED; from the coding sequence ATGAGCCTCCTGGAGCTCAAGGAGGTCCACACCTACTACGGCCACATCCACGCCCTAAAGGGCATCTCCCTCCGGGTGGAGGAGGGGGAGATCGTGACCCTGATCGGCTCCAACGGGGCCGGCAAGAGCACCACCCTAAGGACCATATCCGGCCTGGTAAAGCCAAAACGGGGAGAGGTCCTCTACCAGGGCAAGCCCATCCACCGCCTCCCCGCCCACCAGATCGTGGCCCTGGGGGTGGGGCACGTGCCCGAGGGGCGGAAGATCTTCCCCCGCCTCACCGTGGAGGAGAACCTAGAGATCGGGGCCTATCTGGAAAAGGACCGCAGGGTGGTTCAGGAAAGGAAGGAGCAGGTCTTCTCCCTCTTCCCCCGCCTCTACGAGCGGCGGAACCAGAAGGGGGGCACGCTTTCCGGAGGCGAGCAGCAAATGCTGGCCATCGGCCGGGCCCTGATGCAAAACCCCCGCATCCTCCTCATGGACGAGCCCTCCATGGGCCTGGCCCCGGTCCTGGTGGACTTCATCTTTGAGACCATAAAGAAGCTCAACCGGGAGGGGAAGACCATCCTCCTGGTGGAGCAGAACGCCCGCCTGGCCCTGCAGATCGCCCATCGGGGTTACGTGCTGGCCACCGGGGAGATCACCCTAACGGGCCCCGCCCGGGAGCTTTTGGAAAACCCCGAGGTGCAGAAGGCC
- a CDS encoding branched-chain amino acid ABC transporter permease produces MTGLALLLSLAYLGLAFWAPGALSNLFGLVALGAAAFLRLSPQARTLSLALLTLAFTLGLWRSGNTLGLIGLVGILVALTTLPRIPNWIRALLGLAILLVSVPLAGFANTFIFELGIQIGIYAAMALGLNVVVGMAGLLDLGYAAFFAVGAYTWAIFGSPQAQNFMQGNFPLPGEYMYLFMGIAIVTTAITGLLIGLPAVRLRGDYLAIVTLGLGEVVRILANNLDHPINITNGPQGITPVGRPPIDWFRDLTSALGIPLDRTTDYQLFFYLLVLLMIGLVVLVNLNLANSRFGRAWTAIREDEVAARSMGIPLLPTKLIAFMTGAAFSGAMGVIYAAQRTFVSPESFTLLASITILAMVILGGMGSIPGAILGAAALSILNLDVLKTFSEFVRTSLPQIPSQVDPAKYERLVLGIILVLMMIYRPTGLIPERRHRAEMEEEA; encoded by the coding sequence ATGACCGGCCTTGCCCTCCTCCTCAGCCTGGCCTACCTGGGGCTGGCCTTCTGGGCCCCAGGGGCCCTCAGCAACCTCTTCGGCCTCGTGGCCTTGGGAGCGGCCGCCTTCCTGCGCCTCTCCCCCCAGGCGCGCACCCTGAGCCTCGCCCTCCTCACCCTGGCCTTCACCCTGGGGCTTTGGCGCTCCGGCAACACCCTGGGCCTCATCGGCCTGGTGGGCATCCTGGTGGCCCTCACCACCCTGCCCCGCATCCCCAACTGGATCCGGGCGCTTCTGGGCCTCGCCATCCTCCTGGTCTCCGTGCCCCTGGCGGGCTTCGCCAACACGTTCATCTTTGAACTGGGGATCCAGATCGGCATCTACGCCGCCATGGCCCTGGGCCTCAACGTGGTGGTGGGCATGGCGGGGCTTCTGGACCTGGGCTACGCCGCCTTCTTCGCCGTGGGCGCCTACACCTGGGCCATCTTCGGTAGCCCCCAGGCCCAGAACTTTATGCAGGGGAACTTCCCCCTCCCCGGGGAGTACATGTACCTTTTTATGGGGATCGCCATCGTCACCACCGCCATCACCGGCCTCCTCATCGGCCTGCCCGCCGTGCGCCTTCGGGGGGACTACCTGGCCATCGTCACCCTGGGCCTGGGGGAGGTGGTGCGGATCCTGGCCAACAACCTGGACCACCCCATCAACATCACCAACGGCCCCCAGGGGATCACCCCGGTAGGGCGCCCTCCCATAGACTGGTTCCGCGACCTCACCAGCGCCCTGGGCATCCCCCTGGACCGGACCACGGACTACCAACTCTTCTTCTACCTTCTGGTCCTTCTCATGATCGGGCTCGTGGTCCTCGTCAACCTCAACCTGGCCAACTCCCGCTTCGGCCGGGCCTGGACGGCCATTCGGGAGGACGAGGTGGCCGCCCGCTCCATGGGCATCCCCCTCCTGCCCACCAAGCTCATCGCCTTCATGACCGGGGCCGCCTTCTCCGGGGCCATGGGGGTCATCTACGCCGCCCAGCGCACCTTTGTCTCCCCCGAGTCCTTCACCCTCCTCGCCTCCATCACCATCCTGGCCATGGTGATCCTGGGAGGGATGGGCTCCATCCCCGGGGCCATCCTGGGGGCGGCGGCCCTCTCCATCCTTAACCTGGACGTCCTCAAGACCTTCAGCGAGTTCGTGCGCACCAGCCTGCCCCAGATCCCGAGCCAGGTGGACCCCGCCAAGTACGAGAGGCTGGTCCTGGGGATTATCCTGGTGCTCATGATGATCTACCGGCCCACGGGCCTCATCCCGGAAAGGCGCCACCGGGCGGAGATGGAGGAGGAAGCATGA
- a CDS encoding branched-chain amino acid ABC transporter substrate-binding protein — protein MRKVGFLVAGVAALGMALGQANVIKIASQSPLSGPQAALGEQIKLGAELAIEDAKARFRALGFDLQLVPYDDQANPDVGVANANRIINDPDILGVVGHLNSGVAIPASEVYARVGLVMVSPANTAPRVTDRRLPNVNRICGRDDVQGPVGAEYAVNNLKVRNVFIIHDKTTYGQGLAEEFRKRLEALGGRTVAFVGTEEQANFVPIINQIRGARPVPELIYFGGIYSQIGPFVKQLRERGVKTRLMGGDGLDASEFVRLAGKENAAGTFYTTVAGPVSAFPKAKAVAQKFKQKYGKEIEGFGIYAYDAANVILMALENAIKASGGRKPTREQVSQEVRKVKMEGLTGTIEFDDKGDNKRARYFVMQVAATGNWADNKLIRIIELAPPGSQ, from the coding sequence ATGAGGAAAGTCGGGTTTCTGGTAGCAGGTGTAGCCGCCCTGGGCATGGCCCTGGGCCAGGCCAACGTCATCAAGATCGCTAGCCAGTCTCCTCTGTCGGGCCCCCAGGCGGCCCTGGGGGAGCAGATCAAGCTGGGGGCGGAGCTGGCCATAGAAGACGCCAAGGCCCGCTTCCGGGCGTTGGGCTTTGACCTCCAGCTGGTCCCCTACGACGACCAGGCCAACCCCGACGTGGGCGTGGCCAACGCCAACCGCATCATCAACGACCCCGACATCCTGGGCGTGGTGGGCCACCTGAACTCCGGCGTGGCCATCCCCGCCAGCGAGGTCTACGCCCGGGTGGGCCTGGTCATGGTCTCCCCCGCCAACACCGCTCCCCGGGTCACGGACCGCAGGCTTCCCAACGTGAACCGCATCTGCGGCCGCGACGACGTGCAGGGGCCCGTGGGCGCCGAGTACGCCGTCAACAACCTGAAGGTGAGGAACGTCTTCATCATCCACGACAAGACCACCTACGGCCAGGGCCTGGCGGAGGAGTTCAGGAAGCGCCTCGAGGCCCTGGGCGGAAGGACGGTGGCCTTCGTGGGCACCGAGGAGCAGGCCAACTTCGTGCCCATCATCAACCAGATCCGCGGGGCCCGGCCCGTCCCCGAGCTCATCTACTTCGGCGGGATTTACAGCCAGATCGGTCCCTTCGTGAAGCAGCTTAGGGAGCGGGGCGTCAAGACCCGCCTCATGGGCGGCGACGGCCTGGACGCCAGCGAGTTCGTGCGCCTGGCGGGCAAGGAGAATGCCGCCGGCACCTTCTACACCACGGTGGCCGGCCCCGTCTCCGCCTTCCCCAAGGCCAAGGCCGTGGCCCAGAAGTTCAAGCAGAAGTACGGCAAGGAGATTGAGGGCTTCGGCATCTACGCCTACGACGCCGCCAACGTCATCCTCATGGCCCTGGAGAACGCCATCAAGGCCTCTGGCGGCAGGAAGCCCACCCGGGAGCAGGTGAGCCAGGAGGTTCGCAAGGTCAAGATGGAGGGGCTCACCGGCACCATTGAGTTTGACGACAAGGGCGACAACAAGAGGGCCCGCTACTTCGTCATGCAGGTGGCCGCCACCGGCAACTGGGCCGACAACAAGCTGATCCGCATCATTGAGTTGGCGCCCCCCGGCTCCCAGTAA
- a CDS encoding 5'-nucleotidase C-terminal domain-containing protein, producing MKRRTVLKAGLALGGLGFVRAQGGFTLTLVHTNDTHAHLEPMELTLSGKKVRVGGVAQRVAFFDRLRAGRRNLLFLDAGDVFQGTLYFNQYRGLADRYFMHRMLYRVMALGNHEFDLGPGPLADFLKGARFKVVSANVDVSAEPRLKGLFAPYAIVQVGGERVGVIGLTTPDTKEIANPGPTVAFLDPYESAQKAVYELLAKGVNKIVVLSHLGYGEDLKLARRLVGAQVIVGGHSHTLLGSFPHKELAPAGPYPTVVKNPEGKDVLVVQAWEWGKVVGLLEVTFAPTGELLAYKGEALLMTPEVAPEDFFAKEALLAYAQPVMALMGQVIAEAKVDLVGERAIVRKRESNLGNLIADGMVWKTKGAGVQIALQNGGGIRASIPKGPITVGKVYEVLPFGNTLVVMDLKGKEILAALENGVSQWEQGAGRFLQVSGLRYAFDLARPAGSRVVRVEVKTEKGFAPLDLEATYRVVVNNFIANGGDGFTVLKEAQGYRVDTGFSDAESFMDYLKELKVVEAQVEGRIEVLNEPKGEKPAYLGYRMPSLVGV from the coding sequence GTGAAGCGGCGGACGGTTTTAAAAGCGGGTCTAGCCCTTGGCGGTCTCGGGTTCGTGCGGGCCCAGGGAGGGTTCACCCTCACCCTGGTCCACACCAACGACACCCACGCCCACCTGGAGCCCATGGAGCTCACCCTTTCCGGCAAGAAGGTGAGGGTGGGGGGCGTGGCCCAGCGGGTGGCCTTTTTTGACCGCCTCCGGGCCGGGCGTAGGAACCTCCTCTTCCTGGACGCGGGGGACGTCTTCCAGGGGACCCTTTACTTCAACCAGTACCGGGGCCTGGCGGACCGCTACTTCATGCACCGCATGCTCTACCGGGTCATGGCCCTGGGCAACCACGAGTTTGACCTGGGGCCGGGGCCCCTGGCGGACTTCCTCAAGGGGGCCAGGTTCAAGGTGGTCTCGGCCAACGTGGACGTGAGCGCCGAGCCCAGGCTCAAGGGCCTCTTCGCCCCCTACGCCATAGTGCAGGTGGGCGGGGAGAGGGTCGGGGTCATCGGCCTCACCACCCCGGACACCAAGGAGATCGCCAACCCCGGGCCCACCGTGGCCTTCCTGGACCCCTACGAGAGCGCCCAGAAGGCCGTCTACGAGCTTTTGGCCAAGGGGGTTAACAAGATCGTCGTCCTCTCCCACCTGGGCTACGGGGAGGACCTGAAGCTGGCCCGGAGGCTGGTGGGGGCCCAGGTGATCGTGGGGGGCCACTCCCACACCCTTCTGGGGAGCTTCCCCCACAAGGAGCTTGCCCCCGCCGGTCCCTACCCCACCGTGGTCAAGAACCCGGAGGGCAAGGACGTGCTGGTGGTCCAGGCCTGGGAGTGGGGGAAGGTGGTGGGCCTTCTGGAGGTCACCTTCGCCCCCACGGGGGAGCTTCTGGCCTACAAGGGCGAGGCCCTCCTCATGACCCCCGAGGTCGCCCCCGAGGACTTCTTCGCCAAGGAGGCCCTCCTGGCCTACGCCCAGCCGGTCATGGCCCTCATGGGGCAGGTCATCGCCGAGGCCAAGGTGGACCTGGTGGGGGAGAGGGCCATCGTGCGCAAGCGGGAGAGCAACCTGGGCAACCTCATCGCCGACGGGATGGTGTGGAAGACCAAGGGCGCCGGGGTCCAGATCGCCCTGCAAAACGGCGGGGGCATCCGGGCCTCCATCCCCAAGGGCCCCATCACCGTGGGCAAGGTCTACGAGGTCCTGCCCTTCGGCAACACCCTGGTGGTCATGGACTTGAAGGGGAAGGAGATCCTGGCCGCCTTGGAGAACGGGGTCTCCCAGTGGGAGCAGGGGGCTGGGCGCTTCCTGCAGGTCTCCGGCCTCCGCTACGCCTTTGACCTCGCCCGTCCCGCCGGGAGCCGGGTGGTGCGGGTGGAGGTGAAGACGGAGAAGGGCTTCGCGCCTCTGGACCTCGAGGCCACCTACCGGGTGGTGGTGAACAACTTCATCGCCAACGGCGGCGACGGCTTCACCGTGCTGAAGGAGGCCCAGGGCTACCGGGTGGACACCGGCTTCTCCGACGCCGAGAGCTTCATGGACTACCTGAAGGAGCTCAAGGTGGTGGAGGCCCAGGTGGAGGGCCGCATTGAGGTCCTGAACGAGCCCAAGGGGGAAAAGCCCGCTTACCTTGGCTACCGGATGCCGAGCCTGGTGGGGGTCTGA
- a CDS encoding sulfite oxidase: protein MEKLDRRTTLKLMGMGAALLAAGSRAFAQQTLTADQLVKGKNPKLIVLSQRPVVLETPYDLLVSQPERTPKEILYIRNNVDLPGYNTVEGASLDGWKVEVTGLVDKPFTFEAKELLALPQSEVTMVLQCSGNGRTLYNPRPSGNPWKRGGVGNVTFRGVKLKTLLEREGVKLSEKALYITAHASRQGGAPEFVRSVPIHALENALLALSMNGEPLPAVHGGPVRLVFPGYFGVNNVKWVEKIEFAEAENATAEQMPRYRVPAIPNTHLPFLPQEPGSRYPYSFTNSRPNWLVNVNSFIFAPLEGQTVEGPYVRVEGVAFNDGIVPIVSVEVSTNGGRTWQKAELATQGKTFSWVRWRATLYLRPGSHEVMARAWDAAGRSQPLDGNLAWNERGYEWNGVMGVKFTVA from the coding sequence ATGGAGAAGCTGGATAGGCGCACCACCTTGAAGCTCATGGGTATGGGGGCGGCCCTCCTGGCCGCCGGGTCCCGGGCCTTCGCTCAGCAGACCCTCACGGCCGACCAGCTGGTGAAGGGCAAGAACCCCAAGCTCATCGTCCTCTCCCAGCGCCCGGTGGTGTTGGAAACCCCCTACGATCTCCTGGTAAGCCAGCCGGAGAGGACCCCCAAGGAGATCCTCTACATCCGCAACAACGTGGACCTCCCCGGCTACAACACGGTGGAAGGGGCCAGCCTGGACGGATGGAAGGTGGAGGTGACGGGCCTCGTGGACAAGCCCTTCACCTTTGAGGCCAAGGAGCTCCTGGCCCTGCCCCAGAGCGAGGTCACCATGGTCCTCCAGTGCTCGGGGAACGGGCGCACCCTCTACAACCCCCGTCCCTCCGGCAACCCCTGGAAGCGGGGCGGGGTGGGCAACGTCACCTTCCGGGGGGTAAAGCTCAAGACCCTCTTGGAGAGGGAGGGGGTGAAGCTTTCGGAGAAGGCCCTCTACATCACAGCCCACGCCAGCCGGCAGGGTGGGGCTCCGGAGTTCGTCAGGAGCGTGCCCATCCACGCCCTGGAGAACGCCCTCCTGGCCCTCTCCATGAACGGGGAGCCCCTGCCCGCCGTCCACGGGGGGCCCGTGCGTCTGGTCTTCCCCGGCTACTTCGGGGTCAACAACGTGAAGTGGGTGGAGAAGATTGAGTTCGCCGAGGCGGAGAACGCCACCGCGGAGCAGATGCCCCGCTACCGGGTCCCCGCCATCCCCAACACCCACCTCCCCTTCCTGCCCCAGGAGCCGGGAAGCCGCTACCCCTACAGCTTCACCAACTCCCGCCCCAACTGGCTGGTCAACGTCAACAGCTTCATCTTCGCCCCCCTCGAGGGCCAGACGGTGGAAGGCCCCTACGTGCGGGTGGAGGGCGTGGCCTTCAACGACGGTATCGTCCCCATCGTGAGCGTGGAGGTCTCCACCAACGGGGGGCGCACCTGGCAGAAGGCGGAGCTGGCCACCCAGGGGAAGACCTTCAGCTGGGTCCGCTGGCGGGCCACCCTCTACCTCCGCCCCGGTAGCCACGAGGTCATGGCCCGGGCCTGGGACGCCGCCGGGCGGAGCCAGCCCCTGGACGGCAACCTGGCCTGGAACGAGCGGGGCTACGAGTGGAACGGGGTGATGGGGGTGAAGTTCACCGTGGCCTAA
- a CDS encoding c-type cytochrome, translated as MRKAFYLSATALLGVLGYLALGQYTLPEGPGKDLVLAKCQSCHEIGFVARERLSRDRWDGVIEEMELRGLKLTQEERAAILDYLATYLGLTPPPEAPPAPTAQAPKTGAQVYATCSGCHGPQGEGNPPNFPPLKGHVETLLKAKGGREYLALAVLFGVEGRSPSLGRPTRA; from the coding sequence ATGAGAAAAGCCTTCTACCTCTCGGCAACCGCCCTTCTGGGCGTGCTGGGCTATCTGGCCCTGGGGCAGTACACCTTACCCGAAGGGCCAGGCAAGGACCTGGTCCTGGCCAAGTGCCAGTCCTGCCACGAGATCGGCTTTGTGGCCCGGGAAAGGCTCTCCCGGGACCGCTGGGATGGGGTCATAGAGGAAATGGAGCTCAGGGGCCTCAAGCTCACCCAGGAGGAGCGGGCGGCCATCCTGGACTACCTGGCCACCTACCTGGGCCTCACCCCGCCCCCAGAGGCGCCCCCGGCCCCCACCGCCCAGGCCCCCAAGACCGGCGCCCAGGTCTACGCCACCTGCTCGGGGTGCCACGGCCCTCAAGGGGAAGGGAACCCGCCCAACTTTCCCCCGCTTAAGGGGCACGTGGAAACCCTGCTTAAGGCCAAAGGAGGCCGGGAGTACCTGGCCCTCGCCGTCCTCTTCGGAGTGGAGGGAAGATCACCGTCTTTGGGCAGACCTACGAGGGCCTGA
- a CDS encoding MOSC domain-containing protein, whose product MTGRVLSLHLGTGFGLPKPQVEALDLLAGFGALGDRHAGKDPNRALLVAGIAAYEKAKRAGIHLPFGALGENLLLDLDPHGLPPGARLRVGEALLELTQVCTVCNSLSQFDLRLPKLLYGGRGLYARVLESGRVRVGDPVLVLVAAE is encoded by the coding sequence ATGACGGGCCGGGTCCTCTCCCTCCACCTGGGCACGGGCTTCGGGCTTCCCAAGCCCCAGGTAGAGGCCTTGGACCTTTTGGCGGGCTTTGGGGCCCTGGGGGACCGGCACGCCGGCAAGGACCCGAACCGGGCCCTCCTGGTGGCGGGGATCGCCGCCTACGAGAAGGCGAAGAGGGCGGGCATCCACCTCCCCTTCGGGGCCCTTGGGGAAAACCTCCTCCTGGACCTGGACCCCCACGGGCTTCCCCCCGGGGCCAGGCTCCGGGTGGGGGAAGCCCTTTTGGAGCTCACCCAGGTCTGCACCGTCTGCAACAGCCTCTCCCAGTTTGACCTGAGGCTCCCCAAGCTCCTCTACGGGGGCCGGGGCCTCTACGCCCGGGTCCTGGAGAGTGGAAGGGTGCGGGTGGGGGACCCGGTCCTGGTCCTGGTGGCAGCGGAATAG
- the glnA gene encoding type I glutamate--ammonia ligase, with translation MGYTKAEILKALKGEKVKFLRLQITDILGVVKNVEVPESQFEKALDGEIMFDGSSIEGFTRIEESDMLLKPDYNTFVILPDGVEDPARGRVARLICDVTYPDGRPFEGDPRYVLKRQIERLQKLGFDNMYAGPEPEFFLFLRTPEGLPTVETHDKAGYFDLAPIDKGEEARRDMVNALVAMGFEIEASHHEVAPGQHEIDFKYADALTTADNIATFKWVVKRVALNHGLHATFLPKPIRGINGSGMHTHLSLFKDGQNAFFDPEAEYQLSQTALHFIAGLLEHAEGMVAITNPLVNSYKRLTPGYEAPTNIAWSASNRSAMIRIPARRGVGTRAELRMPDPSCNPYLALAVMAAAAIDGIERKLLPPPPIQRNIYQMSVREKRKHKIRELPGTLREALEALKKDPVIREALGEHVYTHFLQAKQMEWDDYRVTVHQWELDQYLATY, from the coding sequence ATGGGATACACCAAGGCCGAGATTTTAAAAGCCCTGAAGGGGGAAAAGGTCAAGTTTTTGCGGCTTCAGATCACGGACATCCTGGGCGTGGTCAAGAACGTGGAGGTACCCGAGTCCCAGTTTGAGAAGGCCCTGGACGGGGAGATCATGTTTGACGGCTCCTCCATTGAGGGCTTCACCCGCATTGAGGAGTCGGACATGCTCCTCAAGCCCGACTACAACACCTTCGTCATCCTCCCGGACGGCGTGGAGGACCCCGCCCGGGGCCGGGTGGCCCGGCTCATCTGCGACGTCACCTACCCCGACGGCCGCCCCTTTGAGGGAGACCCCCGGTATGTGCTGAAGCGCCAGATTGAGCGGCTGCAGAAGCTCGGGTTTGACAACATGTACGCCGGCCCCGAACCCGAGTTCTTCCTCTTCCTCAGGACCCCCGAGGGCCTCCCCACGGTGGAGACCCACGACAAGGCGGGCTACTTTGACCTGGCTCCCATAGACAAGGGCGAGGAGGCCCGGCGGGACATGGTCAACGCCCTGGTGGCCATGGGCTTTGAGATTGAGGCCAGCCACCACGAGGTGGCCCCGGGCCAGCACGAGATTGACTTCAAGTACGCCGACGCCCTCACCACCGCCGACAACATCGCCACCTTCAAGTGGGTGGTGAAGCGCGTCGCCCTCAACCACGGCCTCCACGCCACCTTCCTGCCCAAGCCCATCCGGGGCATCAACGGCAGCGGCATGCACACCCACCTCTCCCTCTTCAAGGACGGGCAGAACGCCTTCTTTGACCCCGAGGCCGAGTACCAGCTCTCCCAGACCGCCCTTCACTTCATCGCCGGGCTTCTGGAGCACGCCGAGGGCATGGTGGCCATCACCAACCCCCTGGTGAACTCCTACAAGCGCCTCACCCCGGGGTACGAGGCCCCCACCAACATCGCCTGGTCCGCCTCCAACCGCTCCGCCATGATCCGCATCCCCGCCCGGAGGGGTGTGGGCACCCGGGCCGAGCTCCGGATGCCCGACCCCTCCTGCAACCCCTACCTGGCCCTGGCGGTCATGGCCGCCGCCGCCATAGACGGCATTGAGCGCAAGCTCCTCCCCCCGCCCCCCATCCAGCGCAACATCTACCAGATGAGCGTGCGGGAGAAGCGCAAGCACAAGATCCGGGAGCTCCCGGGCACCCTGAGGGAGGCTCTCGAGGCCCTCAAGAAGGACCCCGTGATCCGGGAAGCCCTGGGCGAGCACGTCTACACCCACTTCCTCCAGGCCAAGCAGATGGAATGGGACGACTACCGGGTCACGGTCCACCAGTGGGAGCTGGACCAGTACTTGGCCACGTACTGA
- a CDS encoding ABC transporter ATP-binding protein, whose product MKALEVQQVTKRFGGLVAVNEVSLEVNQGEIFSVIGPNGAGKTTFFNLLTGIYAPDGGRIRLFGKDVTGFSPDRIAKEGVGRTFQNIRLFGAMTVLENILVGMHIHIRVPYFHALLRTPLARREERRAKEEAERLLDYVGLLHRKDELARNLPYGEQRRLEIARALALKPRLLLLDEPAAGMNPRETEELQAFIGRLREELGITIVLIEHDMRLVMRISDRIAVLDYGAKIAEGTPEEVRKNPRVIEAYLGKGAAGGAA is encoded by the coding sequence ATGAAGGCCCTCGAGGTCCAGCAGGTCACCAAGCGATTCGGCGGCCTGGTGGCGGTGAACGAGGTGAGCCTCGAGGTGAACCAGGGGGAGATCTTCTCCGTCATCGGGCCCAACGGCGCCGGCAAGACCACCTTCTTCAACCTCCTCACCGGCATCTACGCCCCCGACGGGGGCCGCATCCGCCTCTTCGGCAAGGACGTGACCGGCTTCTCCCCCGACCGCATCGCCAAGGAGGGGGTGGGGCGCACCTTCCAGAACATCCGCCTCTTCGGGGCCATGACCGTCCTGGAGAACATCCTGGTGGGCATGCACATCCACATCCGCGTGCCCTACTTCCACGCCCTCCTCCGCACGCCCCTGGCCCGGCGGGAGGAGAGGCGGGCCAAGGAGGAGGCGGAAAGGCTTTTGGACTACGTGGGCCTCCTCCACCGGAAGGACGAGCTGGCCAGAAACCTCCCCTACGGGGAGCAAAGGAGGCTGGAGATCGCCCGGGCCCTGGCCCTAAAGCCCAGGCTCCTCCTCCTGGACGAGCCGGCGGCGGGCATGAACCCCAGGGAGACCGAGGAGCTCCAGGCCTTCATCGGGCGGCTAAGGGAGGAGCTCGGCATCACCATCGTCCTCATTGAGCACGACATGCGCCTCGTGATGCGCATCTCCGACCGCATCGCCGTCTTGGACTATGGGGCCAAGATCGCCGAGGGGACCCCGGAGGAGGTGCGCAAAAACCCCCGGGTCATTGAGGCCTACCTGGGCAAGGGGGCCGCAGGAGGTGCCGCATGA